The stretch of DNA CGGAAAATCAATGGAGTATTTTCATATATGTCACATCTTTCAAATTATAACTATAAAATTTACATTTCATATAGAACGTATGGAGAAAGTTTACAATCAATATAATTACTAAGTTAAAATGTATGGAGAAAGTTTACCATATTCATTGCGTTCTTGATTAGCTTTATGTCGTCAAGACTTACGGTACGATGAACCAGACGCATCTGTTTGCTCTTACTTAACCGGAAATTGCCTTTTATCGGTGTTTCAGTGTCCTTAAGGAACAATGTCGTAGCAATAAACTCCAAAGCATCACAAACTGTATTCCAAACCAACACAACCGCCGACCATAGTACCATAACTGGCCAAAATAACCGGGAATAACATCTTGAACTAGTTTTTAACGGAGATGATCCAGAAGACAGCCGGTTGTGGTACGGTAGACTCGGGAGCTCATTGGGGTCCGATGTTTTACGTGTACACGCGAGTACTAGAGACATCATAGACATACCGTCCCCTACCGAGTGATGGATCTTAAAAACGACAACGTTTTCAGCGTCAGAAGTTTTCAAGTCGAGTAAATGAACTTCCCATAATGGCTTGGAGGTGTCTAAATGGATCGTAGTGAGGTCGGAGAGGTAGCTCTCGAGAAAAGCGTCTGCGTTCGCGTTCTCTATGTTTTGCGTTTCGATTTTGGGAATGATGACGTGATCCTCGACCACAACGTTGGTCCGAACCCATTTTTGTTCCTCTCTATTGTTGTTCCAAGAGTTCACCTTCAATAAgattgatttaaataaatacttttaaatctTAATGTATTAAAACTATTAAACTAAAAGCAGGAGTAttgaaaaattgattaaatcctactatattaatcgAGAAGTACAAGTATGAAACTAATATTATAAAGTGTAAAAGATACATTGTTATGCCATTGTTCTTAAggcaaatgtttaatttttcaataagggtaaaaatataattttaatattagactaataaaatcttttaaataattattaatttccggaaaaaaaaaattatatctctaaataattatggacaaaattactaattaatttttaaaaattgtaaactaatcagaattttaaaaagcaAGATTTTACATCTAAGTATCCaaattattaactatatttggaagattttgttaagattttaaattatgattttcatatcatctttcttttatttcattgttACAAATcattttgaattatcatataatacatatgataaataaatatgtaaattttttccTACATATgttatgatttaaattttaaaaaatgaagatgtattactcaatctacaaaaaaaataacatgtgtTTAAATGTTCTACATCggcaggttggtaaaactaaatttttgttgttgataaattaataaaatttatttgctcacagttagaatataataattaatacttttaaatatttcacaaaataatgatacaaatacaacaaacaatatgAAATGGTAATatacatcaacaaattaaaatactataatattttaaaataattagtatctaaaaagatatatgtagatttaccaaacaattgcaatattaaaagtaaataatgtctcaaacaaaataaatttttaaaaatataacaaaaaaaaattattatcatattataatttttggagaAAATGTTGATCTGTGTTTTATAGCAAGGGCTCCTAGTGTAAAATTATGACAACTgaattttcattaaataataaatcaagatgatcaaaaaaaattatgacaaCTTTGTAACATAAATGTTGTaacttatataaatatacatatttcaaGATAATTCCTAAAACTATACCTTATGGTTTAATAAATTgttagtaattaattaattgaatcTTCTGCTAGATGTTTctagtaaaaaaattatggtcCTGTTTGGGAGAGAATCGCTGCGACTGCTTCCAGCGATCAGAAAAAGCTTTACTTTTCTTCTAACTTCTCtttcaaatctttttaatttctatcgCTGCTAACTCCAAATTAAAGATTTCAGAATCGCTGCGACAAACAACGATAGAAACCCAAGCTTTAATTTGAAAAGCAACTGTCgctagtttttaaaaattaaattgccATTATCAGCTACTTGCAGATCTGTAAGTTTTTTTGCAGAACGAGAACCTGCCATTTTCGAGATTTGCAgaacttttcaaaatttagaatgctaccctttaaaaaatcataattgcAAAActttacatgtaaaaaaaaaaaaaaaagattgcaaAACTGTCGCTTCAATGAGTCGCGCAACAGTTAAAAGAACAGGCTCTATATTATCACAGAAAGGGAAAATATACTCcctatttaaaatatatttttcaaatttttttttgttccacaaATACCATAACtaagtttcttttttcaaaattaccactaatatatatattattattgaaaataccaaaaatctaaaattaaatcttaaaccctaaatccaaaaaactaaacaaaaatccaaacttttaaattataaaactttaaattatttttaaagtttgtggtatttttggactAAAAAGCTTGTAGTGATATTGGATGGAATTTTTGGAAAACACATAATTTAATGGTCTTTTAAGatatttatcatctatataaacaaTTTCACTGCTTTACCCCAATGTTACCTTATCCATATAACCAAAcatatttatgtgttttttatatCACGGCAATCTATTTATgatcgtttgttttttttgaaagcGCATCAAAATATTGACATGGCATCAGAAACGTGGACAGTATCTATTTGTGATCATAATTAGACGCTACAATGGCGTATACATAGTAAAAATATGTGTGGCACTCACCAATTTGCTGGAGAAACGAGGATGCCTAATCAAAGTTTGCTTCATTCCTTCGATAATCACATCTGGCTCgatctttttctttaaaccaaTCACCGATATGATGTAACAATTAAACTCTCTCGCGTGAAACAGGCGCGCCGTCGGGCTAAGCGgttgctcctcctccttctcttcttcatt from Camelina sativa cultivar DH55 chromosome 9, Cs, whole genome shotgun sequence encodes:
- the LOC104711425 gene encoding O-acyltransferase WSD1-like gives rise to the protein MEIKTRQHMSETTVENEEEKEEEQPLSPTARLFHAREFNCYIISVIGLKKKIEPDVIIEGMKQTLIRHPRFSSKLVNSWNNNREEQKWVRTNVVVEDHVIIPKIETQNIENANADAFLESYLSDLTTIHLDTSKPLWEVHLLDLKTSDAENVVVFKIHHSVGDGMSMMSLVLACTRKTSDPNELPSLPYHNRLSSGSSPLKTSSRCYSRLFWPVMVLWSAVVLVWNTVCDALEFIATTLFLKDTETPIKGNFRLSKSKQMRLVHRTVSLDDIKLIKNAMNMTVNDVVLGVSQAGLSKYLNRRYGEKTKAGEQEESKKNSSNMPKKIRLRAVLLVNIRPTTGIQDLADMMAKGSKCRWGNWIGYIFFPFSIALCDDPLEHLVGVKSIIDQKKNSFEAVLTFAVGNLLIKLLGVQRAAQMTIRTLSNTTMAFSNLVGPIEEVSLYGNTVTYIAPSAYGHPHALTMHFQSYMNKMTMSLTVDPTVISDPHRLCDDLEESLRSIKTAVQKRGFTQ